Genomic segment of Nitrospirota bacterium:
TTTTTAAATCCACCTCATCTTCTCCGACAATCTTATATTTCTTGGCCTCACCCTTGAAGAGGTCTATTAGTGATACTGTAGCACCGAACACAACCTTATCAGATGTGAAAGACGATGAGTCAATGACCTCAGCAGTTGCAATCTTATATTCCAGTTCCTGCATACGTCCTGCAATAAAGGACTGTCTCTCTTTTGCGGCTGAATATTCTGCATTTTCAGAGAGGTCTCCATGTGCCCTTGCCTCAGCAATATCCTGTATATTTTTAGGACGCTCAACCTTTTTAAGCCGTTCAAGCTCTTCCTTTAATTTGTTAAACCCCTCTTTTGTCATCGGCCTCTTCATCGTTGCCCCTCCGGTTTCCTTTCTGTTTTTTCTAACTTCTTGCTTCTAACTTCTTACTTCTGCTCACTGCTTACTGCTTACTGCTTACTGCTTACTGTCTTTTATGATACTCTTGCAGACTCTTTATTTCAATTGCCCTTTCTTTCAAAGCCTCTATCCCGCTCACTGCTGCCTTTGCTCCGGCCATTGTAGTGTAATATGGGATACCCTTCAGAAGTGTCGTCCTTCTTATTGAATAAGAATCATTCTTTGCTGTCTTATCTCCTACAGTGTTTACCACCATTGCTATGTCGCCATTTTTGATGTGGTCTACAATATCCGGCCTTCCTTCTTTTACCTTGTTTACTATACTGACATTTATACCATTTTCGATCAGGTAATTTGCAGTTCCACGTGTTGCCTCAATGTTGAAACCTTCTTTAATAAGCCTCACCGCAATTTCTGTACAGGCCGGTTTATCCTTATCTTTTACACTAATAAATACCGTACCTGAGACAGGAAGTGCAAGTGATGCGGCTGACTGTGCCTTTGCAAATGCCGCACCGAAATCAGTGTCAATACCCATTACCTCGCCTGTAGACTTCATCTCCGGGCCTAACAATGTATCCACACCGGGGAACTTTGAAAATGGGAACACAGCCTCTTTAACTGCAATATGCTGTATCTCCTTTTCCTTGTCAAAACCCAGGTCTTTTAATTTTTTTCCAACCATCACCTTTGCGGCAAGCTGTGCAAGCGGTACCCCGATAGCCTTGCTCACAAAGGGTACAGTCCTTGATGCCCTCGGATTAACCTCTAATACATACAATATGTCTTCTTTAATTGCAAACTGGATATTCATGAGTCCGATTACATTAAGTTCTCTTGCAAGTGCATAAGCCTGCTGTCTGATATTCTCCTTCATTTCAGAAGTGATGGAAAAAGGCGGAATAGAGCAGGCACTGTCACCTGAATGTACGCCTGCCTCTTCAATATGTTCCATTATCCCGCCGATTACAACATCATCCCCGTCAGAGATTACATCAACATCAATCTCAATTGCATCTTCAAGGTATTTATCTATCAGGACAGGATGTTTGGGAGATGCCTTTACTGCATGAGTGATATATTCACGCAGGCCCTTTTCATCATAAACAATCTCCATTGCACGGCCGCCGAGTACATAAGACGGCCTGACAAGAACAGGATAGCTTATCCTATCAGCAATCGCAACCGCCTCTTCTTCAGACCGTGCTATTCCGCTTTCCGGCTGTCTAAGACCAAGTTTATTTAAAAGTTCACGGAATCGTTCCCTGTCTTCTGCCCTGTCTATGGCATCAGGAGATGTCCCAAGTATCTTAATCCCAGCCCTTTCAAGCGGGACTGAAAGTTTAAGCGGGGTCTGCCCCCCGAACTGTACTATAACTCCAATCGGTTTTTCTATGCGGATTATGTTTAACACATCTTCTTCTGTTAATGGTTCAAAATAAAGTCTGTCTGATGTATCATAGTCAGTGCTGACAGTCTCAGGATTGCAGTTTACCATTATAGTCTCGTAACCCGCATCTTTTAAGGCAAAGGCACCGTGCACACAGCAGTAATCAAACTCAATCCCCTGTCCAATCCTGTTTGGGCCTCCGCCAAGGATAATGACCTTGTTTCTGTCGGTAGGCTTTAATTCACAATCATTAAATGTTAACCCCATCCCCACCCTGTCCCTCCCCTTGAAGGGGAGAGAATTTTCATCATGTTGAACCTTATAGAACGGTCGTTCATACGTTGAATACAGATATGGTGTGTGTGCCTCAAACTCCGCGGCACATGTGTCCACCCTTTTATAAACAGGATAAATTCCCTGCTCCTCACGAAGTTTCCTTACCTCACCCTCACTGATTTCAAGAAGCTCCGAAATCCGGTGATCAGAGAATCCAAACTCCTTAGCCATGCGAAGAGAATCTTCCTTCAGCCTTCCGTCTTCCTGCTCCCCGCTTCTTACTTCTTTTATCTTACTTCTTACT
This window contains:
- the greA gene encoding transcription elongation factor GreA — protein: MKRPMTKEGFNKLKEELERLKKVERPKNIQDIAEARAHGDLSENAEYSAAKERQSFIAGRMQELEYKIATAEVIDSSSFTSDKVVFGATVSLIDLFKGEAKKYKIVGEDEVDLKNGRISLASPVGKALIGNRIGDIVTIKAPAGDREYEIQGISFEE
- the carB gene encoding carbamoyl-phosphate synthase large subunit is translated as MPKRTDIKKILIIGSGPIIIGQACEFDYSGTQSCKALKEEGYQVVLINSNPATIMTDPEFTDSTYIEPITPEIVEMIIEKERPDAVLPTMGGQTALNVASALFRSGVLDKYGVELIGAKYDSIDKAEDREKFKEAMIKIGLSVPRSGVAKSVDEALKIAEGIGFPLIVRPSFTMGGTGGGVAYNIEEYQEVVKWGLDASPMREILIEQSLLGWKEYELEVMRDLSDNVVIICSIENFDPMGVHTGDSITVAPAQTLTDKEYQIMRNAAIKIIREIGVETGGSNIQFAVNPANGDMTIIEMNPRVSRSSALASKATGFPIAKIAAKLSVGYTLDEIRNDITRVTPASFEPMIDYVVVKIPRFTFEKFPQADQTLTTQMKSVGEVMAIGRTFKESLQKAIRSLEIDKYGFSEAEARSKKQEVREQKLEVRSKKLEEFTDIIELIKEKLKIPNWERLWYVADAMRCGMGVADIYRISNIDPWFLEQIREIVEAEEEIRSKMQEVRSKIKEVRSGEQEDGRLKEDSLRMAKEFGFSDHRISELLEISEGEVRKLREEQGIYPVYKRVDTCAAEFEAHTPYLYSTYERPFYKVQHDENSLPFKGRDRVGMGLTFNDCELKPTDRNKVIILGGGPNRIGQGIEFDYCCVHGAFALKDAGYETIMVNCNPETVSTDYDTSDRLYFEPLTEEDVLNIIRIEKPIGVIVQFGGQTPLKLSVPLERAGIKILGTSPDAIDRAEDRERFRELLNKLGLRQPESGIARSEEEAVAIADRISYPVLVRPSYVLGGRAMEIVYDEKGLREYITHAVKASPKHPVLIDKYLEDAIEIDVDVISDGDDVVIGGIMEHIEEAGVHSGDSACSIPPFSITSEMKENIRQQAYALARELNVIGLMNIQFAIKEDILYVLEVNPRASRTVPFVSKAIGVPLAQLAAKVMVGKKLKDLGFDKEKEIQHIAVKEAVFPFSKFPGVDTLLGPEMKSTGEVMGIDTDFGAAFAKAQSAASLALPVSGTVFISVKDKDKPACTEIAVRLIKEGFNIEATRGTANYLIENGINVSIVNKVKEGRPDIVDHIKNGDIAMVVNTVGDKTAKNDSYSIRRTTLLKGIPYYTTMAGAKAAVSGIEALKERAIEIKSLQEYHKRQ